CATATATATCAATGTGAAAAGTTCTTTCTCCAACTTCTATTTTATTAACAACTTGAAAAGTATCTGGTGAAGAAAATAATATATTAAATAAGAGTAATATACCAAAAACTAATAATTTATTATATTTCATACGAACCTCCTAAATAAATAATATTTTTTATATATTATACATTAAAACATTAAAATCAAAAGAAACATTTTTTTAATTTTTAAAATTAATGTTATACATTATTATAAGTACAAGAGTATAATTAATTTGATATAAAATATTGTAATAAGGAGGTTTTTATAATGGAAATAGAATTAAAAAATACAACAGGAATGCAATTTGTTTCTAAAACACCATCAGGTCATGAAGTTATAATAGATGCTTCTCCAGACTTTGGAGGCGCAAATAGTGGACCTAGATCTTTGGAGTTATTTTTATTAGGAATTGGTGGATGTACAGGAATGGATGTTGTATCTATTTTAACAAAGATGAAAGTTAAATTTGATGATTTAAGTATAAAATTAGAAACAGAAAGAAATGAAGAACACCCTAAGTATTTTAAAAAAATACATGTTAAATACATTTTTAAAGGTAAAGATTTACCTATGGATAAATTAGAAAGAGCTGTAAAATTATCTCAAGAAAAATACTGTTCTGCTTCTGCGACTGTAAAAGGAATGGCAGAAGTTACATATGAGATTATAGTTGAGGAGGAATAATATGGCTGATAAAAAAGTACCATTTCATTTGCCAGATCAACCAAAATTAGATAACATAAAACATGTTATTATGGTAATGAGTGGAAAAGGTGGAGTTGGTAAATCAACAGTTGCAGTAAATTTAGCTGTAGCATTATCATTGGAAGGTAGAAAAGTAGGATTAATGGATATTGATATGCATGGACCAAACGTTATGAGAATGTTAGGTGGTACAGAAAAAGATCACCCATATCAAGTAGGGGAAAAAATATTACCTCCAGAAGTAAATGGAATTAAAGTGTTATCCGTATCTCAATTCGTTCCTGAAGGAGGTAAACCTATTGTTTGGAGAGGTGCTATTAAAACTGGAACAATTAAGCAATTTTTTAATGATATTGAATGGGAAGATTTAGATTATTTAATAATTGATGCACCTCCAGGTACAGGAGATGAGCCATTAACAGTTATGCAATTACTAAACAAATTTGATGGAGCTATAATTGTAACCACACCTTCAGAAGTTTCAAAAGATGATGTAGAAAGAGCAATTAATTTCTTTAAAATTATGAATAAAAAAGTTTTAGGTTTAGTAGAAAATATGGCATATTTCCTATGTCCTAACTGTAATACTAAACATTATATTTTCGGTAAAGATGGTGCAAAATCATTATCAGAAAAATATGATATTCCATTGTTAGCAGAAATTCCACTAAGTGAAGAAATTAGAACAAATATGGATACTGGTAAACCTGCAGCATATTTCGGAAAGCCAGAACATGTAGCTCCATATGTTCAATTAGCTAAAAAAGTAATTGCTGAAGTGGAGAAGGATGATAAAGAATGAGCAAGTTAAAGACTAAAACAATGGAATGGACAGGAGATTCTTTAGTTTTAGTTGATCAAAGATATTTACCTCTTGAAGAAACATATGTATCATGTAAGAATTTCAAAGAAGTTGCAATAGCTATTAAAGATATGGTAGTTAGAGGAGCACCTGCCATAGGAGCTTCAGCTGCTTTTGGATATGTGTTAGGTGTGAAAGAATATTATAAACTTGATAATTTAGAAGAAAAAATGAAAGAAGTAAAAGAAACATTAGCTAATACAAGGCCAACTGCAGTAAATTTGTTTTGGGCGTTAGATAGAATGGAAAAAAGATTTTTTGAAATAAAAAATGAAGGAAATTTAATTGAATTAATAGAAAAAGAAGCATTAGATATAGCTTTTGAAGATATTGAAGCAAATAGAGCTATGGGAAGATTTGGTGGAGAATTATTAAATGATGGTGATACAGTTTTAACACACTGTAATGCTGGTGCTTTGGCTACAGTGGACTATGGAACAGCTTTAGGTGTTATTAGAGGTGCAAGAGAATTAGGTAAAAATATAAAAGTATATGCAGATGAAACAAGGCCATATTTACAAGGAGCTAGACTTACTGTTTGGGAATTGTATAAAGATGGATTTGATGTTACTTTAATATCAGATAATATGGCTGGTTGGGTGATGAAACAAGGAAAAATAAATGCTGTAATAGTTGGAGCAGACAGAATAGCAGCAAATGGTGATGTTGCAAATAAAATAGGAACATATTCAGTAGCTGTATTAGCAAAAGAGCATGGTATTCCTTTTTATGTCGCAGCACCATTATCAACAATAGATTTAAATACACCAACTGGAAATGAAATACCAATAGAAGAAAGATCTCATAATGAAGTAAGATATTGTCATAAATCAAAAATGGTACCAGAAGAAATTAATGTATACAATCCAGCATTTGATGTGACACCAAATAAATTAGTAACTGCAATTATTACTGAAAAGGGTGTAGTAAGACCTCCATATTCTGAAAATTTAAAAAAGCTATTTGAAAAATAATAAAACGCGAGGAAATTTCCTCGCGTTTTTTATTTAGAAAGTTATTTCAAACCCTAAATTTAAGTTACTATAAAATTCATTTTTATTAGATGGCTTAAATAATTTGATTTGTACTGAGTCATTTTCAGATGTAGGATTTAATTCTAATTTGTTAAATATATATCTTAAATTTAATCCGTTATATATTTTAATTCCAAAAATGCGATAATCTAAATTTAAGTTAAAGTCAAATTTATGCTCTAGCTCATCTTCATCTAAAAATTTTGTACCACTCATACTACCTATATCATTCCAAGAAATTAGTTCATGCCACGGATTTGCAGGTGATTTGCTTCCAGAAATGCTATATTCAAAATTACTATTTAAATTAATATTATTAAAAATATTTTCATAAGTCATCATAAATGATAAATTATTTTCTCCATTAAAATATCCAATATAATTTTCCTCAGGTAAAATGGTTCTTTCTCCATTGTAATAATAAACAACATCAGGATAATATGTATAGCCATAATATTTATTTATACCATTACCAGATGGTTGAAATGTGTATTTTGTAGCTCCAGCACTATATAATCCGAATTTTCCAAATTGTGTATTAATACTTCCACCTAAACTCCAAGCAATTTTATCAGGGTTTTGATAACTGTCTGGATCAAAAAATCTATTTGTATTTATATCATCTACTAATATTTGTCCATATATATATTTATATTCATCAGTATAATCTAACATAAATCCCATAATAGAATTTGCATTAAATCCATGTGTCCAAGGTTTACCAGATGATATGTTTACATATTGTACAAAAAAATTTGGAATAGGATTAAGAAAATATTCTATATCAAAAGATGTATTTACATAAACAGCAGATTCCTCATATGCGAATCTAAAATTACCAAATTTAATTCCATAATTTTTAAAATTTGCTCCTCTATCCGGATATCCTATAGTTGATTCTCTGTTTAATTCAATATATCTCGTTTCATAGAAAAAAGTATTGTCTTCATAATTAAAATCCATTATTACCGCAGGTAATCCTTTGGATGATATGTATAATGAATAAGGTGAATTGACAATATCATAATGTTGTAATCTACCAAATGAAAGTCTATATTTGTCAAAATCTATAATAATTCCACCGTTTTTCATGTAAAAATAGAATCCCTTATAATATGTCTCTCCATGTGAAGGTTTATACTTTCCATCATTAAATGCATTTAATTCTCCTAAAAAATGAAAATCTTCGAAATCGTGAGTAACTTTAAAAGTTATACCTTGATAAGTTTTTATGTTGTTAATATTGTTATTAATTTTTAGCGAAATTTCCAAAGAGAATGTATTTGAGATAAAAAAGAAAAATATTATTAAAAATAAAATTTTCTTCATTATTTAACCCCTTCCAAATAAAATTTTTTCTCGATAATTATAACATAAATAATTAAAATACAAACTAAAAAAGATATATTGAATTTTATATGAAAATATGATAAAATTTTAGTGAATACATTACCCCTTCCGAGCCTTGTTTCCTAAAGCTAATGCTATGGAAAAAGGCCAATGGGTATAACTGGAAACGGTTATGCCTCCCGTGTTTGGAAAGGAAGGAATATTAAAAAGGGGGGGTAAAAGTGTCATTTAATGGAAAGGTATTGAGAGTAAATCTTACAGAAAAAAGTATAAAAGTAGAAGAATTACCAAAGTATGCAGATTTATATTTGGGTGGTAGAGGACTCGCTACAAAAATGTTTTATGATGAAGTTGATCCAAAGGTAGATCCTTTATCTCCAGAAAACAAACTTTTCATGGCTACAGGTCCATTATCTGGTACTGCCGCACCAACTGGTGGAAGATATATGGTAGTAACAAAAGGGCCGTTAACAGGTACGATAGCTTCAAGTAATTCTGGTGGGTATTTTGGAGCTGAACTAAAATTTGCAGGTTATGACATGATTATTTTTGAAGGAAAAGCGGATAAACCAGTATATTTATCTATAAAAGATGATCATGTTGAATTAAAAGATGCATCACATCTTTGGGGGAAAGATGTATTTGAAACGACAGATATGTTATTAGAAGAATTTGGAGATCCAAAAGCAAGAGTTGCGTGTATAGGTCAAGCAGGTGAAAAATTAGTTAAATTTGCAGCAGTTATGAATGATAAGCATAGAGCAGCTGGAAGAACTGGCGTTGGAGCTGTTATGGGAAGTAAGAATTTAAAAGCTGTTGTAGTAAGAGGATCAAAAAGACCTGAAGTGAAAGACCCAGCAAAGTTTATGGAAACTGTAAAAGAAAAGATTAAAATGTTGAAAGAAAATGGTGTTACAGGTGAAGGGTTACCTAAATTAGGAACAAAAGTATTGGATAATATTATTAATCAAAATGGACTATATCCAACAAAGAATTTCCAAGAATCAGTTTTTGAACTAACTGACGAAGTTTCAGGAGAAGCATTAGTGGAAAAAGGATATTTGATAAAAAATATGCCATGTTTTGGCTGTCCAATTGCCTGTGGAAGAAGAGTAACTCTGCCTAATGGAATGGAAACAGAAGGACCTGAATATGAAACAGGATGGTCGTTTGGAGCAGATTGTGGCGTTTCAGATTTAATAGCTATAGTAGAAGCTAAT
The nucleotide sequence above comes from Marinitoga sp. 38H-ov. Encoded proteins:
- a CDS encoding OsmC family protein, whose translation is MEIELKNTTGMQFVSKTPSGHEVIIDASPDFGGANSGPRSLELFLLGIGGCTGMDVVSILTKMKVKFDDLSIKLETERNEEHPKYFKKIHVKYIFKGKDLPMDKLERAVKLSQEKYCSASATVKGMAEVTYEIIVEEE
- a CDS encoding Mrp/NBP35 family ATP-binding protein, whose translation is MADKKVPFHLPDQPKLDNIKHVIMVMSGKGGVGKSTVAVNLAVALSLEGRKVGLMDIDMHGPNVMRMLGGTEKDHPYQVGEKILPPEVNGIKVLSVSQFVPEGGKPIVWRGAIKTGTIKQFFNDIEWEDLDYLIIDAPPGTGDEPLTVMQLLNKFDGAIIVTTPSEVSKDDVERAINFFKIMNKKVLGLVENMAYFLCPNCNTKHYIFGKDGAKSLSEKYDIPLLAEIPLSEEIRTNMDTGKPAAYFGKPEHVAPYVQLAKKVIAEVEKDDKE
- the mtnA gene encoding S-methyl-5-thioribose-1-phosphate isomerase, which gives rise to MSKLKTKTMEWTGDSLVLVDQRYLPLEETYVSCKNFKEVAIAIKDMVVRGAPAIGASAAFGYVLGVKEYYKLDNLEEKMKEVKETLANTRPTAVNLFWALDRMEKRFFEIKNEGNLIELIEKEALDIAFEDIEANRAMGRFGGELLNDGDTVLTHCNAGALATVDYGTALGVIRGARELGKNIKVYADETRPYLQGARLTVWELYKDGFDVTLISDNMAGWVMKQGKINAVIVGADRIAANGDVANKIGTYSVAVLAKEHGIPFYVAAPLSTIDLNTPTGNEIPIEERSHNEVRYCHKSKMVPEEINVYNPAFDVTPNKLVTAIITEKGVVRPPYSENLKKLFEK
- a CDS encoding aldehyde ferredoxin oxidoreductase family protein, translated to MSFNGKVLRVNLTEKSIKVEELPKYADLYLGGRGLATKMFYDEVDPKVDPLSPENKLFMATGPLSGTAAPTGGRYMVVTKGPLTGTIASSNSGGYFGAELKFAGYDMIIFEGKADKPVYLSIKDDHVELKDASHLWGKDVFETTDMLLEEFGDPKARVACIGQAGEKLVKFAAVMNDKHRAAGRTGVGAVMGSKNLKAVVVRGSKRPEVKDPAKFMETVKEKIKMLKENGVTGEGLPKLGTKVLDNIINQNGLYPTKNFQESVFELTDEVSGEALVEKGYLIKNMPCFGCPIACGRRVTLPNGMETEGPEYETGWSFGADCGVSDLIAIVEANHLCNKYGLDTISAGATIAAAMEMYEKGIIKKEELNNGPELKFGSSEAVVYYTKQMGLREGFGDKLAEGSYRLAESYGHPEFSMSVKKQELPAYDPRGVQGHGLEYATSNRGGCHVRGYMISPEILGAPEKLDPQALEGKAEWVKIFQDLTAVIDSAGLCLFTSFALGLDDYRDLINAALGWNLTSEETLKIGERIWNLERKFNLEAGIDPSEDTLPKRLLEEPVKEGPNKGQVVHLDVLLPKYYEVRGWSKEGIPTEEKLKELKIL